A genomic stretch from Chloroflexota bacterium includes:
- a CDS encoding PEP/pyruvate-binding domain-containing protein: protein MNSTAIRAATIRRLADVRMADVAEVGGKAANLGELLAAGVRVPDGVVLTARAADMTAEDRWALLRDAAPDLGAGPFAVRSSAISEDGADHSYAGMYESVLNVTADEIPAATERCLASVNISRAAEYQPATSRGMAVIIQRMVAPAAAGVVLTADPINGDRHASVVTAVQGIGDRLVSGAALGDEWVVRGAVATPRRQPEQAIDRRGAVRVATEARRIADARGTPQDIEWAIDAEGALWIVQARPMTALPPDVSWQSPAPGAYTRMLRFGEWIGEPVTPLFESWLLTRMEDRMHADFRELIGQIAPRPYHVVVNGWYFYSINFISGGAFLRSLPSMLVKAVRHPRYIAGIIPPTVRHSFPVVERMWRDDLQPRYRASVADAEGRIETLPVADLPSVIDELAELAGEYFTSIAALSGAAYKLEMNLARFYRIHLAPSLGGGHLPLLAGFAPPADQERQGIVSLDWWHAPMPLEATATNPAQSHSRVVEARETAERAAFEALASSPRRLRAFRQLLADAQHLVPIREEQTEELTIAWPVMRRAVLRIGGALADRGLVADPDDVFFLTRAEVLATLDGAPLPATVDVPGRRSLRMEQARLVPPPLVGRVNPMIQRVWDSFPGLIGARPSDQALVSGVPASPGRASGPVRVIRGPDEFDQLQPGEILVAPLTAPAWTPLFTRAAAVVTDVGSAAAHASIIAREYGIPAVVGCGDATSRLHTGMRVTVDGTTGNVEPE, encoded by the coding sequence ATGAACTCGACAGCAATCCGCGCGGCAACCATCCGGCGCCTGGCCGACGTGCGCATGGCCGATGTCGCCGAGGTCGGCGGCAAGGCGGCCAACCTCGGAGAGCTCCTGGCGGCTGGCGTCCGCGTCCCCGATGGGGTGGTGCTGACCGCCAGGGCCGCCGACATGACCGCGGAGGACCGCTGGGCGCTGCTCCGCGACGCCGCGCCCGACCTGGGCGCCGGCCCCTTCGCCGTCCGATCGAGCGCCATCTCCGAGGATGGCGCCGATCACTCGTATGCCGGCATGTACGAGTCGGTCCTGAACGTCACGGCGGACGAGATCCCGGCGGCCACGGAGCGGTGCCTGGCCAGCGTCAACATCTCGCGCGCTGCCGAGTACCAGCCCGCCACCAGCAGGGGGATGGCCGTGATCATCCAGCGGATGGTTGCGCCCGCCGCGGCCGGCGTGGTCCTCACCGCCGATCCGATCAACGGAGATCGGCACGCCTCCGTCGTCACCGCAGTGCAGGGCATCGGGGATCGGCTGGTGTCCGGGGCCGCCCTAGGTGACGAGTGGGTCGTGCGAGGAGCCGTCGCCACCCCCCGGCGTCAGCCTGAGCAGGCCATCGATCGCCGAGGGGCCGTGCGCGTGGCGACCGAGGCTCGACGAATCGCGGATGCCCGTGGCACCCCGCAGGACATCGAGTGGGCGATCGACGCGGAGGGCGCGCTCTGGATCGTCCAGGCCCGGCCGATGACCGCGCTGCCGCCCGACGTGTCGTGGCAATCGCCAGCACCCGGGGCCTACACCCGGATGCTCCGATTCGGCGAGTGGATTGGCGAGCCGGTCACTCCCCTCTTCGAGTCCTGGCTGCTGACGCGGATGGAGGACCGGATGCACGCCGACTTCCGCGAGTTGATCGGCCAGATCGCACCGAGGCCGTATCACGTCGTGGTCAACGGCTGGTACTTCTACTCGATCAACTTCATCTCCGGAGGCGCCTTCCTCCGCAGCCTGCCCAGCATGCTGGTGAAGGCCGTTCGCCATCCACGCTACATCGCCGGGATCATCCCACCTACCGTTCGCCACAGCTTTCCCGTCGTCGAGCGGATGTGGCGCGACGACCTGCAGCCGCGCTACCGAGCATCAGTCGCCGACGCGGAAGGCCGCATCGAGACCCTGCCTGTCGCCGACCTGCCGTCAGTGATTGACGAGCTGGCCGAGCTCGCCGGCGAATACTTCACCTCGATCGCCGCACTGAGCGGTGCCGCGTACAAGCTGGAGATGAACCTCGCCCGGTTCTATCGGATCCATCTGGCTCCCTCGCTGGGCGGCGGCCACCTGCCGCTCCTCGCAGGGTTCGCACCGCCGGCCGATCAGGAGCGCCAGGGCATCGTGTCTCTCGACTGGTGGCACGCTCCCATGCCGCTCGAGGCGACGGCGACGAACCCGGCCCAAAGTCACAGCCGGGTGGTCGAGGCGCGGGAGACGGCCGAGCGTGCGGCGTTCGAGGCCCTCGCCTCGTCGCCCCGGCGACTCCGGGCGTTCCGCCAGCTGCTGGCAGACGCGCAGCACCTCGTCCCGATTCGCGAGGAGCAGACCGAGGAGCTGACGATCGCGTGGCCGGTCATGCGACGAGCGGTGCTTCGAATCGGCGGGGCGCTGGCCGACCGCGGCCTGGTTGCCGACCCCGACGACGTCTTCTTCCTGACGCGGGCCGAGGTCCTCGCGACGCTCGACGGGGCGCCGCTGCCGGCGACCGTCGACGTGCCCGGCCGGCGGTCGTTGCGTATGGAACAGGCCCGGCTGGTGCCGCCGCCTCTCGTCGGCCGCGTGAACCCGATGATCCAGCGAGTGTGGGACAGCTTCCCCGGGCTGATCGGCGCCCGTCCATCGGATCAGGCCCTGGTCTCCGGCGTGCCGGCGTCGCCTGGTCGCGCGAGCGGGCCGGTGCGAGTGATCCGCGGACCTGACGAGTTCGACCAGTTGCAGCCCGGCGAGATCCTCGTGGCCCCGCTCACCGCGCCGGCGTGGACGCCGCTCTTCACACGGGCGGCCGCGGTCGTGACCGACGTGGGGAGCGCGGCGGCCCACGCCTCGATCATCGCCCGTGAGTACGGCATCCCGGCGGTCGTCGGCTGCGGTGACGCGACCTCGCGGCTGCATACGGGCATGCGGGTCACCGTCGACGGGACCACCGGAAACGTCGAGCCCGAATAG
- a CDS encoding cupin: MAIIVKSLDTPDEAYDFGKAGRYDISVIGDSMAARSVLNPGWSWEEHVKQYAEGAQSCPETHHEYVISGHMRYLTDEGDEILAKPGDHLVIGPGHLAWVIGDEPCITIDMEISG; this comes from the coding sequence GTGGCCATCATTGTCAAGAGCCTGGATACGCCCGACGAGGCGTACGACTTCGGCAAAGCGGGTCGATATGACATCTCGGTCATCGGCGACTCGATGGCCGCCCGCTCGGTGCTCAATCCCGGCTGGAGCTGGGAAGAGCACGTCAAGCAATATGCGGAGGGCGCCCAGAGCTGTCCCGAGACCCACCACGAGTACGTCATCTCCGGCCACATGCGCTACCTGACCGATGAGGGGGACGAGATCCTCGCCAAGCCGGGAGATCACCTCGTCATTGGGCCAGGTCACCTGGCCTGGGTGATCGGCGACGAGCCGTGCATCACGATCGATATGGAGATCAGCGGGTAG
- a CDS encoding ABC transporter ATP-binding protein gives MSEAGVAGAEAVELTNVSRWYGNVVAVNDISFRLEGGVTGLLGPNGAGKSTILHMVGGFLAPSSGTVTVGGSPSWRHPEMYRRIGLVPEREAVYPFLTGREFAVANARLQGMAPAEAEEAAARAIGLVELEYAADRPIGTYSKGMRQRAKVAAGLVHDPPILLLDEPFNGMDPRQRLHMMDLLHRMAAEGRTILFSSHILEEVERLAGRVLVIVSGRLAASGDFREIRRLMTDRPHTFTVRSSNDRALASALLAEPTIAGAALDGGLLTVRTNDFGAFSRAVSGIARRHQISLHELLPTDESLESVFSYLVRR, from the coding sequence ATGAGCGAGGCGGGAGTCGCGGGCGCGGAGGCGGTGGAGCTCACCAACGTCTCGCGCTGGTACGGCAACGTGGTCGCGGTCAACGACATCAGCTTCAGGCTGGAGGGGGGCGTGACCGGCCTGCTCGGACCGAACGGGGCAGGCAAGTCGACGATCCTGCACATGGTCGGGGGCTTCCTGGCTCCTTCATCGGGAACCGTGACGGTTGGTGGCTCGCCCTCCTGGCGCCACCCGGAGATGTACCGCCGCATCGGCCTGGTCCCTGAGCGCGAAGCGGTCTACCCGTTCCTCACCGGCCGTGAGTTCGCGGTCGCCAACGCACGGCTGCAGGGGATGGCACCGGCGGAAGCCGAGGAGGCGGCAGCGCGGGCCATCGGCCTGGTTGAGCTGGAATACGCGGCCGACCGGCCGATCGGCACATATTCCAAGGGGATGCGGCAGCGTGCCAAGGTGGCCGCCGGGCTGGTCCACGACCCGCCGATCCTGCTCCTCGATGAGCCCTTCAACGGGATGGACCCTCGGCAGCGGCTGCACATGATGGACCTGCTGCACCGAATGGCGGCCGAGGGCCGCACCATCCTCTTCTCATCGCACATCCTCGAGGAGGTCGAGCGACTCGCTGGGCGGGTGCTGGTGATCGTCTCCGGGCGGCTCGCGGCGTCGGGCGACTTCCGCGAGATTCGCAGGCTGATGACCGATCGGCCGCATACGTTCACCGTGCGCTCCTCCAACGACCGGGCACTCGCCTCCGCCCTGCTGGCCGAGCCGACGATCGCGGGCGCCGCGCTCGACGGCGGGCTGCTGACCGTCCGCACCAACGACTTCGGAGCGTTCAGCCGCGCGGTCAGCGGGATTGCGCGGCGCCACCAGATCAGCCTGCACGAGCTGCTCCCCACCGACGAGTCGCTCGAGTCGGTCTTCAGCTACCTGGTGCGGAGGTGA
- a CDS encoding helix-turn-helix domain-containing protein: protein MTRVATTKVRSYRSQLRAQQAEETRARILDAALRVIAGGLAFVSVPGVAREAGVSVPTVYRHFATKHDLLAAVYPHAMRRAGLEEQVIPRSMDELRQGLRAYFERTDSLGDLARAAMASPASDDVRRLNIPRRLAAFRRVADSIEPKPSQVNQDRIARLLVILTASSALRLWRDQLGSSVDEAADDVDWVLRAITSAASENG from the coding sequence ATGACTCGTGTCGCTACTACGAAGGTGCGCTCCTACCGGAGCCAGCTCCGAGCCCAGCAGGCCGAGGAGACGCGGGCACGCATCCTTGACGCCGCACTCCGGGTGATTGCCGGAGGCCTCGCATTCGTCTCCGTCCCCGGCGTGGCGCGCGAGGCCGGCGTCTCAGTGCCGACCGTCTACCGTCATTTCGCAACGAAGCACGATCTCCTCGCGGCGGTCTACCCACACGCCATGCGCCGTGCCGGTCTGGAGGAACAGGTCATCCCCCGCTCGATGGACGAGCTTCGTCAGGGGTTGCGCGCCTATTTCGAGCGCACCGACTCGCTTGGCGACCTCGCACGCGCGGCCATGGCCAGCCCAGCGTCCGACGACGTGCGGCGGCTCAACATCCCGCGTCGACTCGCGGCGTTCCGTCGGGTGGCGGATTCGATCGAGCCCAAGCCCTCGCAGGTAAATCAGGATCGGATCGCACGCCTGCTGGTGATCCTCACCGCGTCGTCCGCCCTGCGCCTGTGGCGCGATCAGCTCGGCTCATCGGTCGACGAGGCGGCCGATGACGTGGACTGGGTCCTCCGTGCCATCACCTCGGCTGCTTCGGAGAACGGATGA
- a CDS encoding nitroreductase family deazaflavin-dependent oxidoreductase — protein MDQRPQSAQALITPSRGLALVRRIGGPIWLRTGFTVLLEVPGRRSGSPLRVALFPIQVDGTTYLLSQYGACNWVRNLRAAGRGELRRKGRTTPFTAVEVDRTERERVIAVFRAKTPKPFRRDFEQLPAAQDHPTFRVQPIS, from the coding sequence ATGGACCAGCGACCGCAATCCGCCCAGGCACTGATCACTCCGAGCCGAGGGCTGGCTCTGGTCCGCCGCATCGGCGGCCCGATCTGGCTGCGGACCGGCTTCACCGTCCTTCTCGAGGTGCCGGGCCGGCGCAGCGGCAGCCCGTTGCGCGTCGCGCTCTTCCCGATCCAGGTCGACGGGACCACGTATCTCCTGTCGCAATACGGGGCCTGCAACTGGGTTCGCAACCTCCGGGCCGCGGGTCGCGGCGAGCTGCGTCGCAAGGGGCGCACCACCCCCTTCACGGCTGTCGAGGTCGACCGCACGGAGCGGGAGCGCGTCATCGCGGTCTTCCGGGCCAAGACGCCCAAGCCGTTCCGTCGGGACTTTGAGCAGCTACCCGCCGCCCAAGACCATCCCACCTTCAGGGTGCAACCGATCAGCTAG
- a CDS encoding diguanylate cyclase — protein MGSAVSRPTEATPLPRYRRSGLSSRVRHLIRPRARRHLFRDPFFLYTAAVAPIALTVAVISREPRDVPLVLVLSPIFIGLQVVLSLIPTRVRPLTKLGWSFLRLAVSLLYVAALTEVVGGPSHPMFALYVPVVVAAAALGTSQAVVIGAAASLIYLAPELAVPGSRAEVVLRGITMAGVSILVAIGTRRLVMAVEQTTGRLRAAMISERRHSRQIAGMEAVSHLLASAGPTPEMLDRALGVLVDQFNYNYVSIYLAERDRLRLGAQRGYQQPPESFDGTAGVVGRVMRSHELAFVPNVALDSDYVAVDDEVMSEICAPLIYDGEFLGILNVEALAPLDRTDRDLVATLAGRVATEVALGRDRQMLSDRAAVLRSLSDFTNAVSGELEMARLGAAMVDAVRKVIPADIVTLTVLERETGRYLLRAVTDVDPSILGREIKPGEGLAGRAIRDRTVVVDENFDRDRFPAAYRDSSEPMALLGAGVPLLRDGVVVGAISILRRDRSDLFRPIEHEAMELLAGHAGLAISNAFLHAEVEQLATHDPLTGLYNRRYFDEALTRVVASWRRSLHAERRPVAAIMFDLDHFGDFNRQHGHQVGDEVLRTFAGLLRRRFREADLVARFGGEEFVAVLDGATRDAAVAIAEEILAAVADTPVKGDDGTRLSVTVSAGCAELDESEPTSEQLLRTADVALFMAKRAGRNRVVAA, from the coding sequence ATGGGATCCGCCGTATCGCGGCCGACCGAAGCAACTCCGCTGCCGCGCTATCGGCGAAGCGGACTGAGCTCGCGCGTCCGCCACCTCATTCGTCCGCGGGCGCGCCGTCACCTATTCCGTGACCCGTTCTTCCTGTACACCGCCGCGGTAGCGCCGATCGCGCTGACCGTTGCCGTGATCTCACGCGAGCCTCGCGACGTTCCCCTGGTCCTCGTCCTCAGTCCGATCTTCATCGGCCTGCAGGTTGTGCTGAGCCTCATCCCAACAAGGGTCCGGCCCTTGACGAAGCTTGGGTGGTCCTTCCTGCGGCTCGCCGTCAGCCTTCTCTACGTGGCCGCATTGACCGAGGTGGTGGGAGGGCCGTCTCACCCGATGTTCGCCCTTTACGTCCCGGTGGTAGTCGCTGCCGCCGCGCTGGGGACGAGCCAGGCGGTGGTCATCGGTGCGGCGGCATCTCTCATCTATCTCGCGCCCGAGCTGGCCGTTCCCGGCTCCCGTGCCGAGGTCGTCCTGCGCGGCATCACCATGGCCGGCGTCAGCATCCTCGTGGCGATCGGGACACGGCGGCTGGTGATGGCCGTCGAACAGACGACTGGGCGGCTCCGTGCCGCGATGATCTCCGAGCGGCGCCATTCGCGCCAGATCGCCGGGATGGAGGCGGTCAGCCACCTTCTCGCGTCGGCGGGTCCCACGCCCGAGATGCTCGATCGGGCGCTGGGCGTGCTGGTCGACCAGTTCAACTACAACTATGTCTCGATCTACCTCGCCGAACGCGACCGGCTTCGGCTCGGCGCGCAACGCGGCTACCAGCAGCCGCCCGAGTCATTCGATGGGACTGCCGGCGTGGTTGGGCGCGTGATGCGCAGCCACGAGCTCGCCTTCGTGCCGAATGTGGCACTTGATTCGGACTACGTGGCTGTCGATGACGAGGTGATGAGCGAGATCTGCGCGCCCCTGATCTACGACGGCGAGTTCCTGGGGATCCTGAACGTCGAGGCACTTGCGCCCCTGGACCGCACCGATCGTGACCTGGTCGCCACCCTGGCCGGTCGGGTGGCCACGGAGGTGGCGCTCGGGCGCGACCGGCAGATGCTTTCCGACCGCGCCGCGGTCCTGCGCAGCCTGAGCGACTTCACCAACGCGGTGAGCGGCGAGCTTGAGATGGCCCGTCTCGGTGCCGCCATGGTCGATGCCGTCCGCAAGGTGATCCCCGCCGACATCGTGACGCTCACCGTCCTGGAGCGCGAGACCGGCCGCTACCTCCTGCGGGCGGTGACCGATGTCGACCCGTCGATCCTGGGGCGCGAGATCAAGCCCGGCGAGGGGCTCGCGGGCCGGGCCATTCGCGATCGGACGGTCGTGGTCGACGAAAATTTTGACCGGGACCGATTCCCGGCCGCCTACCGAGACTCCTCGGAGCCGATGGCGTTGCTGGGCGCGGGGGTGCCGCTGCTACGGGATGGCGTGGTGGTGGGCGCCATCTCGATCCTGCGCCGCGATCGGTCCGACCTGTTCCGCCCGATCGAGCATGAGGCGATGGAGCTGCTGGCCGGGCACGCTGGCCTGGCGATCTCGAATGCCTTCCTGCACGCCGAGGTCGAGCAGCTCGCAACCCACGATCCACTGACCGGCCTGTACAACCGGCGCTACTTCGACGAGGCCCTGACCCGCGTCGTCGCATCCTGGCGCCGCTCGCTTCACGCGGAGCGGCGTCCGGTGGCGGCGATCATGTTCGACCTCGACCACTTCGGCGACTTCAACAGGCAGCACGGCCACCAGGTGGGCGACGAGGTGCTGCGCACGTTCGCCGGTCTCCTGCGCCGCCGATTCAGGGAGGCCGACCTGGTCGCGCGCTTCGGTGGGGAGGAGTTCGTGGCCGTCCTCGATGGCGCGACCCGCGACGCGGCAGTGGCGATCGCAGAGGAGATCCTGGCCGCGGTGGCCGACACGCCCGTCAAGGGCGACGACGGCACCCGACTGTCCGTCACCGTGTCGGCTGGCTGTGCCGAGCTGGACGAGTCCGAGCCGACCAGCGAGCAGCTGCTGCGAACGGCAGACGTGGCCCTGTTCATGGCCAAGCGCGCGGGACGCAACCGGGTCGTGGCGGCCTAG
- a CDS encoding ABC transporter permease subunit gives MNGIIARITLRQLLSRRRTLLLLLLGGVLVLAAGIFRLAGEEARALPFTAGLLSNLGVGTLMPLVALIFGTGALGAEIEDGTAIFLLAKPISRVTVVLTKLAVAALCSAALTCGPMLLAGLIAAGGLGEGLVVGMTAGAAIGSVLYCAVFVAVSLVTGRALVFGLAYVLIWEGLLAGLFAGTRTFSIRQLTLAFADGIGGIPADIFDAPLSLTTALVVAIALLVVATLIAIRRLSAYEISGEPA, from the coding sequence GTGAACGGGATCATCGCGCGCATCACGCTGCGTCAGCTCCTCTCCCGGCGACGGACGCTGCTGCTGCTCCTGCTGGGCGGCGTGCTGGTGCTGGCGGCGGGGATCTTCCGCCTGGCCGGCGAGGAGGCGCGGGCGCTCCCGTTTACGGCCGGCCTGCTCAGCAACCTGGGTGTCGGCACGCTCATGCCGCTGGTGGCGCTCATCTTCGGCACGGGGGCGCTTGGCGCCGAGATCGAGGACGGGACCGCCATCTTCCTGCTGGCCAAGCCGATCAGCCGTGTGACCGTGGTGCTCACCAAGCTGGCGGTGGCAGCCCTCTGCTCGGCAGCGCTCACCTGCGGGCCGATGCTGCTGGCCGGCCTGATCGCGGCAGGCGGACTCGGCGAGGGCCTGGTGGTCGGGATGACGGCCGGGGCGGCGATCGGCTCCGTGCTGTACTGCGCGGTCTTCGTTGCGGTCAGCCTGGTGACGGGCCGCGCGCTGGTCTTCGGCCTCGCCTACGTGCTGATCTGGGAGGGACTGCTCGCCGGACTCTTCGCCGGGACGCGCACCTTCAGCATCCGGCAGCTGACCCTGGCCTTCGCCGATGGCATCGGTGGCATCCCGGCCGACATCTTCGACGCGCCGCTCAGCCTGACCACGGCGCTTGTGGTGGCCATCGCGCTCCTCGTCGTCGCAACGCTGATCGCGATCCGCCGGCTCAGCGCGTACGAGATCTCTGGCGAGCCAGCCTAG
- a CDS encoding pirin family protein gives MPAVTADLLTLPRLSSVPPSSVARPLRGIVTAITTLEGEGFQVRRPFPGIDLSIVDPFILLDQMGAVEYGPGEAKGAPDHPHRGFETVTYMLDGAMQHRDSMGGGGMITDGATQWMTAGAGIVHSEMPPEYLVRSGGLFHGVQLWVNLPARLKWSPPRYQDIVPDRVALITNTDGSALVRIIAGELDGHAGPGVTYTPIAYAHATLHPEARLEVPWRADFNALVYVLAGSGRIGAEEAPIYEGQLAVLGAGDHLMVGADRTPAGPSPTLEILLLGGQPIREPIAHYGPFVMNTREEILQAVADYQAGRMGTIPPVHGLTAGSTP, from the coding sequence ATGCCCGCCGTGACCGCCGACCTTCTCACCCTGCCCCGCCTTTCGAGCGTGCCGCCCAGCAGTGTGGCGCGCCCGCTGCGAGGCATCGTCACCGCCATCACGACCCTCGAGGGCGAGGGCTTCCAGGTGCGCCGTCCGTTTCCCGGGATCGACCTGTCGATCGTCGACCCATTCATCCTGCTCGACCAGATGGGGGCCGTCGAATACGGCCCCGGTGAGGCCAAGGGCGCACCTGACCACCCGCACCGCGGCTTCGAGACCGTGACCTACATGCTGGACGGCGCGATGCAGCATCGCGACAGCATGGGTGGCGGCGGGATGATCACCGACGGCGCAACCCAGTGGATGACCGCCGGAGCCGGGATCGTGCACTCGGAGATGCCGCCCGAGTACCTGGTCCGCAGCGGCGGCCTGTTCCATGGTGTGCAGCTGTGGGTCAACCTGCCGGCCCGGCTGAAGTGGAGCCCGCCACGCTACCAGGACATCGTTCCCGACAGGGTGGCGCTCATCACCAACACCGACGGCTCAGCGCTGGTGCGCATCATCGCCGGCGAGCTGGACGGCCACGCCGGACCGGGGGTCACCTACACGCCGATCGCCTACGCGCACGCGACGCTGCATCCCGAGGCTCGCCTCGAGGTCCCATGGCGCGCCGACTTCAACGCCCTGGTCTACGTATTGGCGGGAAGCGGACGCATCGGTGCCGAGGAGGCACCCATCTACGAGGGACAGCTCGCCGTCCTGGGAGCGGGTGACCACCTCATGGTCGGCGCCGACCGCACGCCGGCCGGTCCGTCACCGACCCTTGAGATCCTCCTGCTCGGCGGTCAGCCGATCCGCGAGCCGATCGCCCACTACGGCCCGTTCGTGATGAATACGCGCGAGGAGATCCTGCAGGCGGTGGCGGATTACCAGGCCGGGCGCATGGGAACAATCCCGCCGGTCCACGGTCTCACGGCAGGCTCGACCCCGTAG
- a CDS encoding TIGR03621 family F420-dependent LLM class oxidoreductase, which produces MRAFRFAVTASHARSADAWVALARRAEALGYSALLVPDHLGQQLSPIAALATAATATTALRVGGFVFANDFRHPLMLAREAATLDLLSNGRLELGLGAGWRTADYRQLGMPYDAPGRRIDRLVEASGLVKRLLAGETVTHRGPHYELGAARIWPRPIQQPHPPIIMGGGGPRMLRLAAREADIVGFIPQFSRRGRPILTDVGEAALDRKVAIVREAAGDRFDGLELNLFIVDAGMVGSGRPAPHSLLAAAKLASVGLVGSPYFLYGTMATLRDQLERRRARNGISHYAIRQGSMEAMAPLVEALAGR; this is translated from the coding sequence GTGCGCGCCTTCCGCTTTGCCGTCACTGCCAGCCACGCTCGCAGCGCCGATGCGTGGGTGGCGCTCGCCCGGCGCGCCGAGGCTCTCGGCTACAGCGCGCTGCTCGTCCCGGACCACCTGGGACAGCAGCTGTCCCCCATCGCCGCCCTGGCGACAGCCGCGACGGCCACCACCGCACTGCGCGTCGGCGGGTTCGTGTTCGCCAATGACTTTCGCCATCCATTGATGCTGGCGCGCGAGGCCGCGACGCTCGACCTCCTGTCAAACGGGCGGCTGGAGCTCGGTCTGGGGGCTGGCTGGCGCACCGCCGACTACCGGCAGCTGGGGATGCCCTATGACGCGCCCGGGCGCCGGATCGACCGCCTGGTCGAGGCGAGCGGTCTGGTCAAGCGGCTGCTGGCAGGTGAGACAGTGACCCACCGCGGCCCGCATTACGAGCTCGGTGCGGCTCGCATCTGGCCACGACCGATCCAGCAGCCGCATCCGCCGATCATCATGGGTGGCGGCGGCCCGCGAATGCTGCGCCTGGCTGCCCGTGAGGCCGATATCGTCGGCTTCATCCCCCAGTTCAGCCGTCGCGGCCGACCGATCCTGACCGACGTCGGCGAGGCCGCCCTCGATCGCAAGGTCGCGATCGTCCGCGAGGCGGCGGGCGACCGGTTCGACGGCCTGGAGCTGAACCTGTTCATCGTGGATGCTGGGATGGTCGGCAGCGGTCGGCCCGCGCCGCACTCGCTCCTGGCAGCGGCCAAGCTGGCGTCGGTTGGGCTCGTCGGCAGCCCGTACTTCCTGTATGGGACGATGGCGACTCTCCGTGATCAGCTGGAGCGGCGTCGCGCGCGCAACGGGATCAGCCACTACGCCATCCGCCAGGGATCGATGGAGGCGATGGCCCCCTTGGTCGAGGCGCTGGCCGGTCGCTAG
- a CDS encoding ABC transporter permease translates to MTRREAAVAPRESATGAIYDLGYRGYDGPRLGRRAAFATLFVASLRAAFGLGRPGRSKVVPWGLSAIMIVPAAVAGAIQALAPSGLSPFNYDNYLWDLQPILALFVAAQAPELVSSDQRNHVLSLYFSHALARSDYALAKFGAMAAALFMLALAPLLVIYFAAILASTDVVAAFGDQLGNLPQIVGAPLIYALPLAALGMAIASFTPRRAYATGAIIAVFLVTAAVGGILSEAGRGRLSLVAPLINPFVLLDGTRDWLLGQSIPDSPVFRADLDLWVFGVLTAALTLVGIVAVLWRYRRIAA, encoded by the coding sequence ATGACGCGGCGTGAGGCGGCGGTCGCGCCGCGTGAGAGCGCAACCGGGGCGATCTACGACCTGGGCTACCGCGGCTACGATGGGCCCCGCCTTGGACGGAGAGCAGCATTCGCGACGCTCTTCGTGGCCAGCCTGCGGGCCGCCTTCGGACTCGGTCGCCCCGGGCGCTCGAAGGTCGTTCCCTGGGGTCTCAGCGCGATCATGATCGTGCCGGCGGCGGTGGCCGGAGCGATCCAGGCGCTCGCGCCAAGCGGCCTGTCGCCCTTCAACTACGACAACTACCTGTGGGACCTGCAGCCCATCCTGGCCCTCTTCGTCGCCGCGCAGGCGCCGGAGCTGGTGAGCAGCGACCAGCGCAACCATGTCCTCTCGCTCTACTTCAGCCACGCGCTGGCCCGCAGCGATTACGCGCTCGCCAAGTTCGGCGCGATGGCGGCCGCACTCTTCATGCTGGCCCTCGCACCACTGCTGGTCATCTATTTCGCGGCGATCCTCGCCTCGACTGACGTCGTCGCCGCGTTCGGTGACCAGCTCGGCAACCTGCCGCAGATCGTCGGCGCGCCCTTGATCTACGCGCTTCCGCTGGCGGCGCTGGGGATGGCGATCGCCTCCTTCACGCCCCGGCGCGCTTATGCGACCGGAGCGATCATTGCCGTCTTCCTGGTGACGGCCGCGGTGGGCGGCATCCTGTCCGAGGCCGGCCGCGGGCGCCTGTCGCTGGTGGCGCCGCTGATCAATCCGTTCGTGCTGCTCGACGGGACCCGCGACTGGTTGCTCGGGCAGAGCATCCCGGACTCTCCGGTCTTCCGTGCCGACCTGGATCTGTGGGTCTTCGGAGTCCTGACGGCCGCCCTGACCCTGGTGGGCATCGTCGCGGTGCTGTGGCGGTACCGGCGGATCGCCGCATGA